The following coding sequences lie in one Drosophila sulfurigaster albostrigata strain 15112-1811.04 chromosome 2R, ASM2355843v2, whole genome shotgun sequence genomic window:
- the LOC133837081 gene encoding probable aconitate hydratase, mitochondrial translates to MSKKIISQTAERVRRLCRKAVKPLMSPWNMSMSSKASGVEMCRLEKGNPLPYRLLSQKLECIKKRLDGPLTLSEKVLYSHIEDPSGQEIERGKSYLLLRPDRVALQDATAQMALMQFISSGLSKVAVPSTVHCDHLIEAQKCGELDLKRAIDLNKEVYDFLSSACAKYGLGFWKPGSGIIHQIILENYAFPGLLMIGTDSHTPNGGGLGGLCVGVGGADAVDVMAGMPWELKCPKVIGVNLTGKISGWTSPKDVILKVAEILTVKGGTGAIIEYHGKGCESISCTGMATICNMGAEIGATTSVFPFNERMIRYLCATGRGAIAEEAQKFKKLLVPDEGCKYDQVIDIDLDKLEPLVNGPYTPDLAHPISKLGENSEKNGYPMEIKVGLIGSCTNSSYEDMGRCASIAQDAIDHGLKTKIPFNVTPGSEQVRATIERDGILEVFNKFGGTVLANACGPCIGQWDRKDVKMGEKNTIVTSYNRNFTGRNDANPATHCFVTSPEMVTALSIVGCLSFNPLKDELTDSKGKKFKLKEPKGEELPAKGFDPGQNTYSPPPKDTRSSKVVVDPKSDRLQLLQPFEKWDGKDLTDLTVLIKVKGKCTTDHISAAGPWLKYRGHLDNISNNMFIGAVNAENNEMNKVKNQRSNDWGTVPDVARDYKANNIKWVAVGEENYGEGSSREHAALEPRHLGGVAIIVKSFARIHETNLKKQGLLALTFSNASDYDKIQPNSKLSLLNLAKLTPGEPVECEIKTGGSSEKVKLNHSFNAEQIEWFKAGSALNRMKEMLAKSKK, encoded by the coding sequence ATGTCTAAAAAGATAATTTCACAAACCGCCGAAAGGGTGCGCAGACTATGCCGAAAAGCTGTTAAACCCTTGATGAGTCCATGGAATATGTCGATGAGCTCGAAGGCCTCTGGTGTTGAAATGTGCAGGCTCGAAAAAGGAAATCCCTTGCCATATAGACTGTTAAGCCAGAAATTGGAATGCATAAAGAAACGTTTAGATGGTCCACTTACTTTATCGGAGAAAGTTCTATACTCTCATATTGAAGACCCTAGCGGGCAGGAAATTGAGCGAGGAAAATCATATTTGTTGTTACGTCCCGATCGAGTGGCACTGCAAGACGCAACAGCGCAAATGGCGTTGATGCAGTTCATCTCATCTGGATTAAGTAAGGTGGCTGTGCCGTCAACGGTGCATTGTGACCATTTGATTGAAGCACAAAAATGCGGCGAGCTGGACTTAAAGCGAGCGATTGACTTAAATAAAGAAGTATACGATTTCCTATCTAGTGCTTGTGCCAAGTATGGATTGGGCTTCTGGAAACCTGGCAGTGGCATTATTCATCAGATTATATTGGAGAACTATGCTTTCCCCGGACTACTGATGATAGGAACAGACTCTCACACACCGAATGGGGGAGGTCTAGGTGGTCTCTGTGTTGGAGTAGGTGGAGCGGATGCTGTAGATGTGATGGCTGGAATGCCTTGGGAATTGAAGTGCCCAAAAGTGATTGGCGTTAATTTGACTGGCAAAATCAGTGGCTGGACTTCGCCTAAGGatgttattttaaaagtagCCGAAATACTTACTGTTAAGGGAGGAACGGGAGCTATAATTGAGTACCATGGAAAGGGCTGTGAGTCCATCTCTTGCACGGGCatggcaacaatttgcaacATGGGCGCCGAGATAGGCGCAACAACATCAGTGTTCCCTTTCAACGAGAGAATGATAAGGTATCTATGTGCTACAGGAAGAGGAGCAATTGCTGAAGAAGCTCAAAAGTTTAAAAAGTTATTGGTACCAGATGAGGGGTGTAAATACGATCAAGTTATCGACATTGATTTGGATAAATTAGAGCCCTTGGTTAATGGACCTTACACACCGGATTTGGCACATCCAATTAGTAAGCTTGGGGAGAACTCTGAGAAGAACGGCTATCCGATGGAAATTAAAGTCGGACTGATTGGATCATGCACAAATTCATCTTACGAGGATATGGGACGTTGTGCCAGCATTGCTCAGGATGCAATAGATCATGGACTTAAGACGAAAATACCATTCAATGTAACTCCAGGCTCAGAACAAGTTCGAGCAACGATTGAACGTGATGGAATTCTGGaagtttttaacaaatttggtGGAACTGTTTTGGCTAATGCATGTGGACCATGCATTGGGCAATGGGATCGCAAGGACGTGAAGATGGGAGAGAAGAACACCATTGTCACATCGTATAATCGAAACTTTACCGGACGAAACGATGCGAATCCGGCAACACATTGCTTTGTGACTAGTCCTGAGATGGTAACCGCCCTCTCTATTGTTGGATGTTTAAGTTTTAACCCATTGAAAGATGAATTGACTGACAGCAAAGGAAAAAAGTTTAAGCTTAAGGAACCCAAAGGCGAGGAGCTCCCAGCAAAGGGATTTGATCCCGGTCAGAATACTTACAGTCCTCCACCAAAGGATACCAGAAGCAGCAAGGTTGTCGTTGATCCTAAATCGGATCGCCTGCAGCTTTTGCAGCCTTTTGAAAAATGGGATGGCAAAGATCTAACCGATCTCACAGTTTTGATAAAGGTGAAAGGAAAATGTACTACTGATCACATCTCAGCCGCCGGGCCCTGGCTCAAGTATCGTGGACATTTGGACAATATATCGAACAATATGTTTATTGGTGCTGTGAATGCTGAGAACAACGAGATGAATAAAGTGAAGAATCAGCGAAGTAATGATTGGGGAACAGTGCCCGACGTTGCTCGAGACTATAAAGCCAACAACATTAAATGGGTTGCAGTCGGAGAGGAGAACTACGGAGAGGGTTCTTCTCGAGAACATGCTGCACTAGAACCACGACATCTTGGTGGAGTAGCAATCATAGTAAAGTCTTTTGCTCGTATTCACGAAACTAATCTGAAGAAACAAGGCCTACTTGCTTTGACATTTTCCAATGCCAGTGACTATGACAAGATCCAACCAAACAGCAAATTATCTCTACTCAATCTTGCTAAGTTGACACCTGGAGAACCAGTCGAATGCGAGATTAAAACTGGTGGCAGTTCTGAGAAAGTAAAACTAAATCATTCTTTTAATGCGGAACAGATTGAATGGTTTAAGGCTGGCAGCGCTCTAAATCGAATGAAGGAAATGTTGGCAAAATCtaaaaagtaa
- the LOC133837343 gene encoding probable aconitate hydratase, mitochondrial yields the protein MSTMIFAQAAKTVPKLCRKAVGPLMSQQSYKSSKSDAVPMTNLEPDTALPYKKLYENLECIRDRLDHPLTLSEKILYSHLEDPYEQEIERGKSYLLLRPDRVSMQDATAQMAMMQFISSGLSKVAVPSTIHCDHLIEAQISGELDLQRAIDNNKEVYDFLQSSSAMYGLGFWKPGSGIIHQILLENYAFPGLLMIGTDSHIPNAGGLGGVCVGVGGADAVDVMAGMPWELKCPNIIGVHLTGKISGWTSPKDVILKVAEILTVKGGTGAIIEYHGEGCESISCTGMATICNMGAEIGATTSVFPFNERMVKYLCATGRGAIAEEAEKYEEMLIPDEGCKYDKVIKIDLDKLEPLVNGPYTPDLAHPISKLGVNSEKNGYPMNIKVALIGSCTNSSYEDLGRCASIAQDAIDHGLTTQVPFNVTPGSEQIRATVERDGILDVLQKFGGTVLANACGPCIGQWDRKDVKKGEKNTIVTSYNRNFTGRNDANPATHCFVTSPEMVTALAIVGCLSFNPLKDELTDSKGKKFKLKEPKADELPCDGFDPGEDTYTPPPKGKRSEVIVNPKSKRLQLLQPFEKWDGKDLTDLTVLIKVKGKCTTDHISAAGPWLKYRGHLDNISNNMFIGAVNAENNEMNKVKNQRSNDWGTVPDVARDYKANKIKWVAVGEENYGEGSSREHAALEPRHLGGVAIIVKSFARIHETNLKKQGLLALTFSNASDYDKIQPNSKLSLLNLAKLTPGEPVECEIKTGGSSEKIKLNHSFNAEQIEWFKAGSALNRMKETLSKLK from the coding sequence ATGTCCACGATGATCTTCGCTCAAGCCGCAAAAACAGTGCCAAAACTCTGCAGAAAAGCTGTTGGTCCATTGATGAGCCAGCAATCATACAAGAGTTCTAAATCCGACGCTGTTCCTATGACAAACCTCGAACCAGATACTGCTTTACCTTACAAAAAACTCTATGAGAATCTGGAATGCATTAGGGACCGCTTAGATCATCCTTTGACTCTTTCCGAAAAGATCCTCTATTCTCATCTAGAAGATCCCTATGAACAGGAGATTGAACGAggaaaatcatatttattgttaCGCCCAGATCGCGTGTCGATGCAAGACGCAACAGCTCAAATGGCGATGATGCAATTCATTTCATCTGGATTAAGTAAGGTGGCTGTGCCATCAACTATTCACTGTGATCACTTGATCGAAGCTCAAATATCTGGTGAGCTGGATTTACAACGCGCAATTGACAATAACAAAGAAGTCTATGACTTTCTGCAAAGCTCAAGTGCCATGTATGGATTGGGCTTTTGGAAGCCAGGCAGTGGCATTATTCATCAAATTCTTCTTGAGAACTACGCTTTCCCAGGGCTATTGATGATAGGCACCGACTCTCACATTCCCAATGCGGGAGGCTTGGGTGGTGTCTGTGTGGGAGTAGGTGGAGCTGATGCTGTAGATGTCATGGCTGGAATGCCTTGGGAATTGAAGTGTCCAAATATAATTGGAGTTCATTTGACTGGCAAAATCAGTGGCTGGACGTCACCTAAAGACGTTATTTTAAAAGTAGCAGAGATACTTACAGTTAAGGGTGGAACGGGAGCAATCATTGAATACCATGGAGAGGGTTGTGAATCAATCTCTTGCACGGGCATGGCGACTATATGTAACATGGGTGCCGAGATAGGGGCAACAACGTCTGTGTTCCCTTTCAACGAGAGAATGGTGAAGTATCTGTGCGCTACCGGAAGAGGCGCCATTGCTGAAGAAGCCGAAAAGTATGAGGAGATGCTAATACCAGATGAAGGGTGTAAATACGATAAAGTTATTAAGATCGATCTCGATAAATTAGAGCCATTAGTAAATGGGCCTTACACACCCGATTTGGCACATCCAATTAGTAAACTTGGAGTGAACTCTGAGAAAAACGGTTATCCGATGAATATAAAAGTCGCACTTATCGGCTCCTGCACCAATTCTTCATATGAGGATTTGGGACGTTGTGCCAGTATTGCTCAAGACGCAATTGATCATGGTCTGACAACGCAAGTACCATTTAATGTAACTCCAGGCTCAGAACAAATTCGAGCAACGGTTGAACGTGATGGAATTTTGGACGTACTCCAAAAATTTGGTGGAACTGTTTTGGCTAATGCATGTGGACCATGCATTGGGCAATGGGATCGCAAGGACGTGAAGAAGGGAGAAAAGAACACCATTGTCACATCGTATAATCGAAACTTTACAGGTCGGAACGATGCGAATCCGGCAACACATTGCTTTGTGACTAGTCCTGAGATGGTAACCGCCCTCGCTATTGTTGGATGTTTAAGTTTCAATCCATTGAAAGATGAATTGACTGACAGCAAAGGAAAAAAGTTTAAACTTAAAGAGCCTAAGGCTGATGAGCTTCCTTGTGATGGATTTGATCCTGGGGAAGATACTTATACACCTCCACCCAAAGGTAAAAGGAGCGAAGTTATAGTAAATCCTAAATCAAAACGTTTGCAGCTTTTGCAGCCTTTTGAAAAATGGGATGGCAAAGATCTAACCGATCTCACAGTTTTGATAAAGGTGAAAGGAAAATGTACTACTGATCACATCTCAGCCGCCGGGCCCTGGCTCAAGTATCGTGGACATTTGGACAATATATCGAACAATATGTTTATTGGTGCTGTGAATGCTGAGAATAACGAGATGAATAAAGTGAAGAATCAGCGAAGTAATGATTGGGGAACAGTGCCCGACGTTGCTCGAGACTATAAagccaacaaaattaaatgggTTGCAGTCGGAGAGGAGAACTACGGAGAGGGTTCTTCTCGAGAACATGCTGCACTAGAACCACGACATCTTGGTGGAGTAGCAATCATAGTAAAGTCTTTTGCTCGTATTCACGAAACTAATCTGAAGAAACAAGGCCTACTTGCTTTGACATTTTCCAATGCCAGTGACTATGACAAGATCCAACCAAACAGCAAATTATCTCTACTCAATCTTGCTAAGTTGACACCTGGAGAACCAGTTGAATGCGAGATTAAAACTGGTGGCAGTTCtgagaaaataaaactaaatcaTTCGTTTAATGCGGAACAGATTGAATGGTTCAAAGCTGGCAGCGCTCTTAATCGAATGAAGGAGACgctaagtaaattaaaataa
- the LOC133837933 gene encoding UDP-glucosyltransferase 2, with protein MKLLPLLLLTLLGLFHLAPQTQGAKILLTLGFPGRSQYIFVESYFKALAARGHEVTVISPFKNKPVPNVRFILAPKINDHYDEILAGMNVPGIWAQQKVFSEMLVNICDCVLSEPAVQKLMHSGEKFDVVLAEMVQTESLFGLAQHFNASLIGFSSYGNDYRIDLHMGNISPLSYNPLPTLPLSNPMTFSERLSNKWEVWVEKAAHYWIHSPAMEKQYAKYFPNAKKTLDEVLDSFDFMLLGQHFTLSYPRPYLPNMIEVGGLHIAHKPKPLPEDIKQFIESSRDGVIYFSLGSNVKSKDLPQETRDTLLKVFGGLKQRVLWKFEDDNMPNKPDNVFLSKWFPQPDILAHKNVKLFISHGGLLSTIESVFFGKPILGLPVFYDQFMNVKRAERMGFGLGLDLQNLKQAELEKTINTLLTTPSYGNAAALISERYRDQPESSLERAVWWTEYVIRHKGAPHMRATSRDLNFFQLHGWDTSAVLLGLPLLALVVLVKLSCWLLRKVFATKPKRTDKQKKH; from the exons ATGAAACTATTGCCGCTATTGTTACTGACCTTGCTAGGTCTTTTCCACCTTGCGCCGCAGACGCAGGGGGCGAAAATATTGTTGACTTTGGGTTTTCCGGGTCGCTcccagtatatttttgttgagtcGTACTTCAAAGCATTGGCAGCCCGTGGACATGAAGTGACCGTCATCAGCCCCTTTAAAAACAAACCTGTTCCCAATGTTAGATTCATACTCGCTCCCAAAATTAATGATCATTACGATG AAATTCTTGCGGGTATGAATGTTCCTGGCATTTGGGCACAACAGAAAGTCTTCTCAGAGATGCTTGTAAATATCTGTGATTGTGTTCTCTCTGAGCCAGCTGTTCAGAAACTGATGCATTCCGGTGAAAAGTTCGATGTGGTCTTGGCCGAGATGGTGCAGACAGAATCTTTATTTGGACTGGCACAACATTTCAATGCATCGCTCATTGGCTTCTCAAGCTATGGCAATGATTATCGTATTGATCTTCATATGGGAAATATATCGCCGCTTTCCTATAATCCACTACCCACATTGCCTCTTTCGAATCCAATGACATTTTCGGAACGTCTTAGTAACAAATGGGAAGTTTGGGTGGAAAAAGCCGCTCATTACTGGATCCACTCGCCAGCTATGGAAAAGCAGTATGCCAAATACTTCCCCAATGCGAAGAAGACACTCGATGAAGTCTTGGATAGTTTTGATTTCATGTTACTGGGCCAGCATTTTACTCTGAGTTATCCACGACCCTATTTGCCCAACATGATTGAAGTAGGCGGACTTCACATTGCTCACAAGCCGAAGCCACTGCCGGAGGATATCAAACAGTTTATTGAGAGTTCACGTGATGGTGTCATTTATTTCTCATTGGGATCGAATGTGAAGAGCAAAGATTTGCCACAGGAAACGCGTGATACTCTATTGAAAGTGTTTGGAGGTCTCAAGCAACGTGTACTTTGGAAATTTGAGGATGACAACATGCCCAACAAGCCGGACAATGTGTTCCTCAGCAAATGGTTCCCGCAACCCGACATTCTGGCTCACAAAAATGTTAAGCTTTTCATCAGTCATGGTGGACTTCTGAGTACCATTGAAAGTGTATTCTTTGGCAAGCCCATTTTGGGATTGCCCGTTTTCTACGATCAGTTCATGAATGTCAAACGCGCCGAGCGCATGGGCTTTGGTCTGGGATTGGATCTGCAGAACCTAAAGCAGGCCGAGTTGGAGAAAACCATCAACACTCTGCTAACCACGCCAAGCTATGGAAATGCTGCCGCCCTCATCTCAGAACGCTATCGCGATCAGCCAGAATCATCGCTGGAACGTGCAGTTTGGTGGACGGAATACGTGATCCGTCACAAGGGAGCTCCACATATGCGGGCGACATCGCGAGATTTGAATTTCTTCCAACTGCATGGCTGGGATACCTCTGCGGTGCTACTTGGTCTGCCGCTTCTAGCACTTGTTGTGCTGGTCAAGCTGAGCTGTTGGCTGCTTAGAAAAGTCTTtgcaacaaaaccaaaacgaacTGATAAGCAAAAGAAGCATTAG
- the LOC133838025 gene encoding uncharacterized protein LOC133838025 — protein MYAITRYLKSPLQRSTQLILHGNQRVLCRPMLLQRAEYSKFVDGDEERKSSKKSRSFDDEEEEDYDDDSKRHSKKGKKNRKGPTGPKIELRIIPALYPRLGYDEKNMKLGRQLSPHLRIYRKQLTSVMSIFLRISGFILAIGIWIIGLSGLCCNLKVDALVEKIEKCEFKRAVFNVVKFCIVLPFAYHMVAGTRHLIWYLNVFLSKPAIYATGYVAIALTLLLAGGLTIVKPGENDDNSPKKVDYQGQVERQIKHLINEKGDRYEYIDLSEEDEDDDEQKNSTES, from the exons atgTATGCCAT AACTCGATATCTTAAAAGTCCCTTGCAGCGAAGTACTCAATTAATTCTGCATGGGAATCAACGTGTTTTGTGTAGACCAATGTTACTACAGAGGGCTGAATACTCCAAATTCGTAGATGGTGATGAAGAAAGGAAATCCTCAAAAAAATCTCGCAGCTTtgatgatgaagaagaggaagacTATGATGACGATAGCAAACGACATAGTAAGAAAGGGAAGAAGAATCGAAAAGGTCCAACAGGACCGAAAATCGAATTGCGTATTATTCCAGCGCTTTATCCAAGACTGGGCTATGATGAGAAGAATATGAAACTGGGTCGACAATTGTCCCCCCATCTGCGCATCTATAGGAAACAATTGACTTCGGTGATGTCAATATTTCTGCGAATAAGTGGATTCATATTAGCCATAGGCATTTGGATAATTGGTTTGTCGGGACTGTGTTGTAATTTGAAAGTCGATGCGTTAGTCGAAAAGATTGAGAAATGCGAATTCAAGAGAGCAGTATTTAATGTTGTCAAATTCTGCATAGTACTTCCATTTGCCTATCATATGGTAGCTGGAACGCGACATTTGATCTGGTATTTAAATGTCTTTCTCAGCAAGCCGGCGATTTATGCCACCGGCTACGTGGCTATTGCTCTAACCTTACTGCTTGCCGGCGGTTTGACAATCGTAAAACCTGGTGAAAACGATGATAATTCCCCGAAGAAAGTGGATTATCAAGGTCAAGTTGAGAGACAAATTAAACATCTAATAAATGAGAAAGGCGATCGATATGAATACATAGATCTATctgaagaagatgaagatgatgacgaACAAAAGAATTCCACTGAGTCATAG